A region of the Helicobacter pylori NQ4053 genome:
ATAAAATGGGTTAAGGATCATTATTTACCTAATGATGCTATAAATCTTTCGCCAATAGGCAGAAAAAATTAAAAACAGAGAAAACATGATAACGATGAATGCGATTCAATGGCCTGAAAAATGGATTCCAGGAGAGACTGATAATTTCGTGTCCAATGAAGTCATTGTCAAAGGTTTGGATTTTAATAAAGTGGTGCAGCATTTAAGAGATGCATCCCATTGGGAAAAGTATTACAAAAATTCAGGGAATATCCACATGCATAATCAAGACAATACCATTCTTAAAGACAAGACTCGTTTTTGTTTTGAAACTTTTGGCTTTTTAGTGGAGGCACAGGTGGAAGAGTTTGAATTGAAAGACACCATACTGCGTTTGGCTTGGAGAGGCTGGAATGAAGCTAAGGGCGATGAGTATCTTGAAGCCTATCACGCATGGCTAGTTGAAAAATTAGATAATGATCGTGTGCGTATTTTAACCCAAGAAAGCCAATCAGGAGTCCCTGCTAAAGCTTTAGCGAAATCCGTGCCTAATGCGATGCTAAATGGCCATCAAGCTTGGTTAGATGGTTTAGTGGCGTATTCACGCTAATAAGTGAGGACTGAATGAAAATCGGATGGATTGGACTAGGGGCTATGGGGATTCCTATGGCGACTCGTTTGCACGATGCAAATTTAGAAGTGTCGGTTTATAACCGAACAGAGAGCAAAGCAGCCCCTTTAAAGGAAAAAGGCGTAGCGGTTTATACTAGCCCCATAGATTTGGCCGCTAAAGTTGATCTGGTTTTTATCATGCTTTCGGATAAAGTGGCGATTGATGCTGTTTTAGTGCCAGAATTTTGGGAACAGATGTCTAAAAAAATCGTGGTGAATATGAGCACTATCGCCCCTTTGGAAAGCTTGTCTTTAGAAAAAATCGCTCAAAAACATCAAGTAACTTACCTTGAAGCGCCCGTTTCAGGATCGGTTGGTGCGGCTAAAGCTGGGGCGTTATTGATTTTAGCGGCAGGCGATGAAGAAGTGATCACTCAACTCAAACCTGTTTTGGCGCATTTGGGGAGTCAAACCTTTTATTTAGGAAAAGTTGGTCAAGGGACAGGAGCTAAACTGTCCATTAATAGCCTTTTGGCTCAAATGGGGGTTGCTTATTCAGAAGCTTTGCTATTAGCCAAACGTTTAGGGGTTGATGCAGAGCCGTTTTTGCAAATTATTGGCCAATCTGGCATGAATTCGCCTCTCTTTCAAGCTAAAAAAGGCATGTGGCTGCAAGATAGCTATCCGGCCGCTTTCAGTTTGAAACTCATGCTCAAGGACATTCGCTTAGCCAAAAATGAAGCAGGAGAGGCGATCGAGTTGCCATTCTTATTTCAAGCAGAAGAGCTTTATTCTCAAGCGGAAAAATCCGGTTTAGGCGGATTGGATATGGCAGCCGTTTATCATTATTTAGAAAAAGGAGAACATTAAAATGGACAGAGAACAAGTGGTTGCTTTACAGCACCAACGATTTGCTGCAAAAAAATACGATCCCAATCGCCGTATTTCTCAAAAGGATTGGGAAGCTTTGGTTGAAGTGGGGAGATTAGCCCCTTCTTCAATCGGGCTTGAACCATGGAAAATGCTTTTATTAAAAAATGAACGCATGAAAGAAGATTTAAAACCGATGGCCTGGGGGGCGCTTTTTGGTTTAGAGGGAGCGAGCCATTTTGTCATTTATCTTGCGCGAAAAGGCGTTACTTATGACAGCGATTACGTTAAGAAAGTGATGCATGAGGTTAAAAAAAGGGATTATGACACCAATTCCAGGTTCGCTCAAATCATCAAAAATTTCCAAGAGAACGATATGAAACTCAATAGCGAACGATCTTTGTTTGATTGGGCTAGCAAGCAGACTTATATCCAAATGGCGAACATGATGATGGCAGCGGCCATGTTAGGGATTGATTCTTGCCCGATTGAAGGGTATGATCAAGAAAAAGTGGAGGCTTATTTAGAGGAAAAAGGCTATCTGAACACGGCGGAATTTGGCGTATCAGTAATGGCTTGTTTTGGTTATCGCAACCAAGAAATCACCCCTAAAACCCGTTGGAAGACAGAAGTTATTTATGAAGTGATTGAATAAAAAACGCTGTTAGCTTTTTGATAACCAATCATAAAGAGCTTGGCGTTAGCCAAGCGCTAATCTCTTAAATGATGCCCATTCATGTTTGATAAAAACAGAGCTACCACAGCATAATTAAGTATTCTTTAGGTATAATCAAAAACTATTTTTAAATAAAGGGTTTTTATGCTTCGTTTTGCGCCTTCGCCTACAGGGGATATGCACATAGGGAATTTAAGGGCAGCCATTTTCAATTACATTGTAGCCAAACAGCAACACAAACCCTTTCTCATTCGCATTGAAGACACGGACAAAGAGCGCAACATTGAAGGCAAAGACCAAGAGATTTTAGAGATTTTAAAGCTTATGGGGGTAAGCTGGGACAAGCTCGTGTATCAAAGCCATAACATAGATTATCACAGAGAAATGGCAGAAAAATTACTGAAAGAAAATAAAGCGTTTTATTGTTATGCGAGCGCGGAGTTTTTAGAAAGAGAAAAAGAAAAAGCCAAGAATGAAAAACGCCCTTTCAGGTATTTAGACGAGTGGGCCACTTTAGAAAAAGACAAAAACCATGCCCCTGTGGTGCGTTTGAAAGCCCCAAATCATGCGGTGTCTTTCAATGATACGATTAAAAAAGAAGTGAAATTTGAGCCTGATGAATTGGATTCTTTTGTGCTTTTGAGACAGGATAAAAGCCCGACTTATAATTTCGCTTGCGCATGCGATGATTTGCTCTATGAAATCAGTCTGATTATTAGAGGCGAAGATCATGTGAGTAACACCCCTAAACAAATTTTAATCCAAGAAGCTTTAGGCTCAAACGATCCGATTGTTTATGCACATTTGCCTATTATTTTAGATGAAACAAGCGGTAAAAAGATGAGCAAAAGGGACGAAGCGTCTAGCGTGAAATGGCTTTTGAATCAAGGGTTTTTACCGGTTGCGATTGCGAATTACCTCATCACTATCGGTAATAAAGTGCCTAAGGAAGTTTTCAGCCTTGATGAAGCGATAGAGTGGTTTAGTTTAGAAAATCTTTCCAGTTCCCCGGCTCATTTTAATTTAAAATATTTAAAACACTTAAACCACGAGCATTTAAAGCTTTTAGACGATGAAAAGTTATTAGAACTCACTTCAATAAAAGATAAAAACCTCCTAGGGCTTTTAAGATTGTTTGTAGAAGAATGCGGTACGCTTTTAGAATTGAAAGAAAAAATTTCGTTGTTTTTAGAGCCAAAGGATATTGTTAAAACTTATGAGAACGAAGATTTTAAAGAGCGTTGTTTAGCGCTTTTTAACGCCCTAAAAGGCATGGATTTTCAAGCGTATAAGGATTTTGAAAGCTTTAAAAAAGAAGCCATGCGATTGAGCCAGCTTAAGGGTAAGGATTTTTTCAAACCTTTGCGCATTCTTTTAACCGGGAACTCGCATGGCATTGAATTGCCGCTGATTTTCCCCTATATCCAAAGCCATTATCAAGAAGTTTTAAGGCTGAAAGCATGATTTTTTCCACTCTTCTTAATGCGATAGCGGTGATTTTAAGTGCGCTCATTACGATTTATATGTGGGTGGTGATCATTTATTCGCTTATCAGTTTCGTGCAGCCTAACCCCAATAACCCTATCATGCAAATCCTCGCTCGTTTGTGTGAGCCGGTGTTTTATTTTTTACGCTCTAGATTCAAGCTGGTGTTTAACGGGTTGGATTTCGCTCCTTTAGTGGTGGTCATTGTGTTGAAATTTTTAGATTTAACCCTCATCCAATGGCTTTTTATGCTCGCCAAAAGCCTTTAAAGGAAATCATGCGTTTTTTGATTTTATTTTTTATCGGTGCGCTTGGCGTTGGTTTTTCTCAAACTGAGTTGAGTTTAAAGGATTTAGAAAAAAAGCCCGCCGGGATCGTTAGGGATTATTATTTATGGCGTTATATTAGCGATAAAAAAACGAGTTTAGAAAACGCTAAAAAAGCCTATGAATTGACCCAAAATAAAAATAACGCCCTACAAAAGGCCATGCAAGAAAAAGGCTCAGACAATGCAGAAAAAAGCCCTGATGTTAAATTGCCTGAAGATATTTATTGCAAGCAAATTACCTTAGAAAGCATATTGGAAACAACAGACGCTTTCCAAAATAGCTGTATCGCTATCGCTTTAAAATCAAAAATCAGAGATTTTGATAAAATCCCCATCCAAACCATCAAGCCCTTACAAGAAAAAATCAAAGAGGCTTACCCCGTTCTTTATGAAGAATTAGAAATCTTGCAAAGTAAGAATGTGAGCGCTTCTTTGTTTAAGGCTAATGTGCAAGTGTTTAGCGCGCTTTTCAATCATTTGAGTTATGAAAAAAAGCTCCAAATTTTTGAAAAGCATATCCCTATTAAAGAGTTAAACCGCCTTTTAGATGAAGATTACCCGGCGTTTAACCGCTTGATCTATCAGGTTATTTTAGATCCTAAATTGGATCATTTTAAAGACGCTCTCACTAAAAGTAACGCTACCCACAGCAACGCGCAAACCTTTTTTATTCTAGGGATTAATGAAATCTTGCGCAAAAAACCCTCTAAAGCGCTCAAGTATTTTGAACGATCTGAAGAGGTTGTCAAGGACGATGATTTTTCAAAAGACAGAGCGATTTTTTGGCAGTATTTAGTCTCTAAAAAGAAAAAAACTTTGGAGCGCCTTTCACAAAGCCCAGCTTTAAACCTCTATAGTCTTTATGCGAGCCGAAAACTCCAAACCAAGCCCAGTTACCGAATCATTTCTCACATCCAAAATTTAAGCCAAGAAGACCCTCCTTTTAACACTTATGACCCTTTTTCGTGGCAAATTTTTAAGGAAAAAACTTTGAGTTTGAAAGATGAGGGCGCGTTTAATGCGATGTTAAAAAGCCTGTATTATGAAAAAAGCGCCCCTGAATTGACCTATCTTTTAAGCCAACGCAATAAAGACAAGATTTATTATTATTTATCCCCTTATGAGGGCATTATTGAATGGCAAAATACAGATGAAAGGGCTATGGCGTATGCGATCGCTAGGCAAGAAAGCTTTTTGCTCCCGGCTTTAATCTCTCGCTCCTTTGCTCTAGGGCTTATGCAAATCATGCCCTTTAATGTAGGGCCTTTCGCTAAAAGCCTTGGCATGGATAACATTGATCTAAACGACATGTTTAACCCCAATATCGCTCTCAAATTTGGTAATTATTACTTGAACCATTTGAAAAAAGAATTCAACCACCCCCTTTTTGTCGCCTACGCCTATAACGCTGGGCCTGGGTTTTTAAGGAGGTGGTTAGAAAGCTCCAAACGATTTAAAGAAAAAAATCATTTTGAGCCATGGCTTAGCATGGAGCTTATGCCTTATAGCGAGACTCGCATGTATGGCTTTAGGGTCATGCTCAATTACTTGATTTATCAAGAAATTTTTGGGAATTTCATCCCTATTGATGGATTTTTAGAACAAACTCTTAACTCAAAGGACAAACCATGATTAAAAAATGCCTTTTTCCTGCCGCTGGCTATGGCACGCGCTTTTTACCGATCACTAAAACCATTCCTAAAGAAATGCTGCCCATTGTGGATAAGCCTTTGATCCAATACGCTGTGGAAGAAGCGATGGAAGCGGGCTGTGAAGTGATGGCGATCGTTACAGGAAGGAATAAACGAAGTTTAGAAGATTATTTTGACACGAGCTATGAAATAGAGCATCAAATCCAAGGCACCAACAAAGAAAACGCCTTAAAAAGCATTCGTAACATTATAGAAAAATGCTGTTTTTCTTATGTACGCCAAAAGCAAATGAAAGGCTTAGGGCATGCGATTTTAACTGGGGAAGCCCTGATAGGCAATGAGTCTTTTGCGGTGATTTTAGCCGATGACTTGTGCATAAGCCATGATCACCCAAGCGTGTTAAAGCAAATGACTTCATTGTATCAAAAATACCAATGCTCCATTGTAGCCATTGAAGAAGTGGCGCTAGAAGAAGTTTCAAAATACGGCGTGATTAGGGGCGAATTGTTAGAAGAGGGGGTGTATGAGATTAAGGACATGGTAGAAAAACCAAGCCAAGAAGACGCCCCAAGCAATCTGGCCGTCATTGGGCGCTACATTTTAACTCCGGATATTTTTGATATTTTGCGTGAGACTAAACCGGGTAAAAACAATGAAATCCAAATCACAGACGCCTTACTCACTCAAGCCAAAAGAAAACGCATCATCGCTTACCAATTCAAAGGCAAACGATACGATTGCGGGAGCGTGGAAGGCTATATTGAAGCGAGTAACGCCTATTATAAAAAACGCTTATAAATCTTATCAACATGGGCAATTTGACTTATTACGCTTACATGTATTTGATCCTCTTTGTATGCTTGCTACCTGTGTTATTGGTGGGGCTTGCTTGGAGGTTTTTTCGCCCCCCTTTAGAGCAAGAGATCCCTAATAAAAGCCTTTCTTTGGAAAATTTAAACGAACAAATCAAAAACCTTCAAAGCGTGCCAGCTTTAGAAAAACTGAAAAACCGCTTCAATGAGCGTTTTAAAATCTGCCCTAAAGACAAAGAAACTCTGTGGCTAGAAACGATCCAAAATTTAGTCGCTTCAGAATTTTTTGAATTAGAAGACGCTATTAATTTTGGGCAAGAATTAGAAAACGCTAACCCTAATTACCGACAAAAAATCGCTAACGCTACCGGCTTAGCCCTTAAGAATAAAAAAGAAAAAGGATAGAATTGGATTTTTTAGAGATTGTAGGACAAGTCCCTTTAAAAGGAGAGGTAGAAATTTCAGGGGCGAAAAATTCTGCGCTCCCCATTTTAGCCGCCACGCTTTTAAGCCGCCAAGAAGTCAAAATCAAATCTCTGCCCCAAGTGGTGGATATAAAGGCGATGGCGTTATTGTTGCAAAATTTAGGCGCAGAATTAGAATGGCTTAACCCCCACACGCTCCAACTCAGCGCTAAATCCCTGCACCACACCGAAGCCACTTACGATTTGGTGCGTAAAATGCGCGCTTCCATTTTGGTTTTAGGCCCACTATTAGCGCGCTTTAAAGAATGCTTAGTGAGTTTGCCCGGTGGGTGCGCTATAGGAGCTAGACCTGTGGATTTGCACTTAAAAGCAATGCAACAATTAGGGGCTGAAATCAAAATTGAGCAAGGCTATATCCATGCAAAAGCCCCTAAAGGCTTGAAAGGGAATGATATTTTATTTGATAAAATCAGCGTTACAGGCACAGAAAACGCCCTCATGGCAGCAAGTCTTGCTAAAGGGATCACGCGCATCATTAACGCCGCTAAAGAGCCAGAAATCGCTCAATTGTGCGCGTTTTTACAAAGCGGAGGCGTAGAAATTGAGGGCGTTGGCAGCAGCGAGTTAAAGATTAGGGGGGTAGAAAGCGACGCTTTAAATTTAAAAGATATTCAAATCATACCCGATAGGATTGAAGCAGGCACTTATTTGTGCGTGGGGGCTATCACTAACAGCCAGCTTAAAATCAATCATATCATCCCTAACCATCTTCAAGCGATCACGGATAAGCTCATAGAAATTGGTTTTTCGCTAGACATTCAAGAAAATTCTATAGAAATTTATCCGGCCAAAAAACGCCAAGCCTTTGAAATCACCACGAAAGAATACCCGGGCTTTCCCACAGACATGCAAGCGCAATTCATGGCGTTAGCCACGCAGTGTTTGGGGACGAGTGTGATTGAAGAAACGCTTTTTGAAAACCGCTTCATGCATGCAAGCGAATTGCAACGCTTGGGGGCTAGTATTAGCTTAAAAACGAATGTGGCTACCATTAGCGGATCCACAGAGCTTACCGGGAGCGATGTGATGGCGACCGATTTAAGGGCTTCTTCGGCTCTCGTTTTAGCCGCTTTAGTGGCTAAGGGGGTGAGTAGGGTGCATAGGATTTACCACTTGGATAGGGGTTATGAGAGATTAGAGGATAAAATCAACGCTTTAGGGGCAAAAGTGTTGCGTTTAAAAGAAAAATAATCCAAGATTTGGTTACAATAGCTAGAATATTTTTTAATTATTACATAAGGAGCTTTTATGCGTATTGAGCATGATTTCATTGGGCAAATGGAAATTAGCGACGAGGTTTATTATGGGATTCAGACTTTAAGGGCGAGTGAAAATTTTTTCATCACCAACGACAAGCTTTGCAGTTATCCTGTTTTTATTAAATCTTTTGCTCAAGTCAAAAAAGCGGCCGCTTTAGCGAATGCGCAATTAGGCTTGATTGATGAAAAGCTTAAAATTGCGATTTGCCATGCGTGCGATTTGTTGGTTGATGGCAAATACCATGATCAATTCATTGTGGATATGATTCAGGGGGGGGCTGGCACAAGCACGAACATGAACATGAACGAGGTGATTGCTAATTTGGCTTTAGAATACATGGGGCATCAAAAGGGCGAGTATCAATTTTGCCACCCAAACGACCATGTCAACCGCTCTCAATCCACCAATGACGCCTATCCTAGTGCGTTAAAAATTGCGATTTATGAGCGCTTGAGTAATTTAGTCGCTCCCATGAAGGCTTTAAGGGACGCTTTCGCTCAAAAGGCTAAAGAATTCGCTCATGTGATTAAAATGGGGCGCACCCAGCTTCAAGACGCTGTGCCTATGACTTTAGGGCAAGAGTTTGAAACTTATGCGTTGATGGTTGATAGGGATATTGAGCAGGTTTTAGACGCTAGGAATTGGGTAAGAGAGCTTAATTTAGGCGGCACGGCTATTGGCACAGGGATCAATTCGCACCCGGATTATCGCAGTTTGATTGAAAAGAAAATCCAAGAAGTAACGGGTCGCCCTTTTGTCATGGCTAATAACTTGATTGAAGCCACTCAAAGCACGGGGGCGTATGTGCAAGTGAGTGGGGTTTTAAAGCGTATTGCGGTGAAACTTTCTAAGGTTTGTAACGATTTGAGGTTACTCAGTTCAGGCCCTAGAGCTGGGTTGAATGAAATCAATTTGCCTAAAATGCAGCCGGGTAGCTCTATCATGCCCGGTAAAGTCAATCCGGTGATCCCTGAAGTGGTCAATCAGGTGTGCTTTGCGGTGATTGGGAACGATTTGAGCGTGGCGTTAGCCGCAGAAGGAGGGCAATTGCAACTCAATGTGTTTGAGCCGGTTATCGCTTACAAGCTTTTCCATTCCTTTGTGATTTTAGGGCGTGCGATTGAAACCTTAACGACTAAATGCGTGGAAGGCATCACGGCTAATGAAAAGATTTGCCACGATTATGTGTTTAACAGCATTGGCATTGTTACCGCGCTAAACCCTCATATTGGCTATGAAAAATCCGCTATGATCGCTAAAGAAGCCTTAAAAAGCGATCGCTCTATCTATGACATCGCTTTAGAAAAGAAAATCTTAACTAAAGAGCAACTGGACGATATTTTCAAGCCAGAAAACATGCTAAGCCCTCACGCTTTCAAAAAGCATAAAGACTGAACGCTTTGCAACTTTCACGCCTTCAAACTTTACGCTCCCTTTATATGGAGCGTCTTTTAGGTGAAACTTACACCAATACCAACCTTACCAAGCCCCAAAATAAGCCCCTTAACAAACAAGTTTATGAGGGCATAGAAAATTGCAATCTGTGCAAACGCCATCAAAATTCAAAACCGGTGATCGGGCTTTTTAACCCCACTTCCAAGATCACTTTCATCACGCTAACCCCCATGCTGGATAGCCAATTACATTTCTTGAACAATTTAAAAGCGGCCATGTTAGAGAGCATTATCCAAAAGGTTTTTAACTGCCCCTTAAAAGATTGCAATATCTTATCGCTCCTTAAATGCGACTCTAACAGCCTTAATTTAGAAGAAGAAATCAACGCATGCCTGCCCCATTTAACCTGGCAATTAGACAACAGCGCTTCAAAAGTCATTGTGGTATTTGGCGAGATTTTGCCCAAACGCCTTTTAAACCTTTCTAAAGAAGAGTCCTTTGGGCGCATCGTGTCTTTAAAAACCAAACATTTTTTAAGCACCCATGCTTTAGAGGACATGCTCAAAAACCCCACGCTCAAAAAAGAAGCGTTAGTGCATTTTAAAATAGCGCTCCAATTTCTCAATCAGTCTTAAAATACGCCTTATTTTTTAACCCATCTCCTTATGGTGCGCAACAAAGGTAAGGTTTTTTGATAAGCTTTGCGATAGATTTTAAAAGTGGTGTTTTGAGAGAGTTCTAATAAAGGTGAAGCGTTTTGTAAAAGCCGGTCATAATTAACCCTCAAATCATCATAATTAACCCTCAAATCATCATAATTAACCCTCAAATCATCATAATTAACCCTCAAATCATCATAATTAACCCTCAAATCATCATAATTAACCCTCAAATCATCATAATTAACCCTCAAATCATCAATAGATATTAAAGGCTCATGCAAATCACGATAGAAAATGAAAGGATTATCGTGATAAATCGTGTCGTTTTCTAAAATCGTTTTAAAAAAATCAAGGATTTTTTTAAAACTCAAATTTTGGTAAAAGTAAGCTTTCCCATCAAGGGTGTTTAAAGGGTTTTCACAGAGCATGTCTAAATAAGCGTTTGGGTGCGTGTGCAAGTATCTCACGTAATCAATCGCTTCATCAAAATCTTTAAAATCATGCACATTCACAAAACTCTTAGGGTTAAAGTCTTTCGCCACGCTAGGACTCCCCCAATAAATAGGAATGGTATGGCTGAAATAAGCGTCAATGATTTTTTCAGTAACATAGCCATAGCCTTGAGTGTTTTCAAAACACAGATTGAATTTGTATTGGCTTAAAAATTCGTTTTTGTTTTTGACGTTATAGCCTAAAGTGTTTTTCACGCTCCCTCCCCCAGTAACTGGCTCAATAGAATTTAAAGCGTCATAGAAAGCGTTCCTTATAGGGGCGTTAGGGTTGCTTGCGACAAAGCTCGCAAACCCTCTTTTCAAAGGATCGCTCTCATCATTCACTACTGCGCACAAATTAGGGTGGTTTTCTTTAAAATGATGGGAGGGCTTTTTTAAAGCATAAAGGCTGTTGTCTTTAATCTTGTAGGGCGCGGTGGTGTCATTCACGCTCTCGGCTTTGTAATGCAAGCTAGCGTAATATAAAGGCATTCTCAAATAACGATTGTTAAAGTCCAATTCATCAAAGCCTATGGCGTAATCAAAGAGGTTGAAATTAGGCGATTCGTTTTCACCGGTGTAAAACACCCTTTTAGCGTTTTGATAGGATAGGATTTTTCTGGCTGATCCAATAGGACTGCCAAAAACGAGATCGGAGGGCTCGTTAGGGTTTTGGTGGAGGGTGATTTTGTAGCGTTGGCTTAAGATGAAATACAAGATAAAACGCCTAAACCCTTTGCTTTCTCTTTTATCCAAAGGCCACCAATTCGCTAGGGCTATATTTAATGGGGGCTTATAATCGGTTTCATCTAAACGGGTGCTGTCTGTATAAGCGTCTAATAGGGGCTGGAACATGATTATCCTTTTAAAGGAATTTTACAAAAAAAATTCTTTAAATCAAAGGCTTGATTAGGGCTAAATTAGGCTCATCAATGCAATGCGTGGCGTGCTGTTTTAGGATTTCTTTAGCATTGAAAGCGATTTTGATATGGGCATGTTTGAACATGCTCAAATCATTCGCCCCATCGCCCACGACTAAGGTGTCCGTTTTGCTGATATTCAACAAGCGTTGCAAGGCGAGAAGCATTTCGCCCTTAGAATGCGAAAACATCATATGCCCCGTAACCAAGCCGTTTAAGGCGTTATTTTCCACGATCAGCGTGTTACTGAAAGCCGCATCTAAATGCAATAAATCCCTGTAATGATTGGTCGCTAGATCAAAGCCCCCACTAAAGCAAACCACCTTGTAATTTTTCTCTTTTAAGGTGCTAATGAGTTCAAACGCCCCCTCAAATAAAGGCAGACTTTCACAAACTTCTTTGGCTAGTTTTAAGGGCATGTTTTTGAGTTTAGAAACCCTTAAAATAAGACTTTTATGAAAATCTGTCTCGCCATTCATAGCCTTCAAAGTGATTGTTTCCACTTCATCAAACACCCCCCACGCCCTCGCTAAAGACTCAATCGTCTCAGCATTGACTAGCGTGGAGTCAAAATCAAAAACGGCTAGTTTTTGCACCCAATACCCTAAAATTAAGATTTCCTGCTTTTAGCGATCCCTTTGATATATTGATCAGCCAAATACAAGCCATGGTTTTCATTACCAATCAACTCAATTTTATCCAAAATATCCTTGAAAAGCACTTCTTCTTCATGCTGTTCAGACACATACCATTGCAAGAAATTGAAAGTCGCATGATCTTTGCCTTTTATGGCGTGATCGACGATATTATTAATGGACTCGCTGATGTGTTGCTCATGTTCATAGGCTTTTTGGAAAATTTGAGTCAAACCTTCAAACTTATGCTCAGGCGCACTGATGCTAGTCAATTGCACAGGCACATTGTTTTCATTCAAGAAAACGATAAGCTTTTTAGCATGCTCGTATTCTTCAGCCGCATGGTCAAACAAGAAAAGCCCCGAGCCATCTAAGCTATGGGTATAGCACCAAGAACTCATGCTCATATACAAGTTGGAAGAGTTCA
Encoded here:
- the aspA gene encoding aspartate ammonia-lyase, with translation MRIEHDFIGQMEISDEVYYGIQTLRASENFFITNDKLCSYPVFIKSFAQVKKAAALANAQLGLIDEKLKIAICHACDLLVDGKYHDQFIVDMIQGGAGTSTNMNMNEVIANLALEYMGHQKGEYQFCHPNDHVNRSQSTNDAYPSALKIAIYERLSNLVAPMKALRDAFAQKAKEFAHVIKMGRTQLQDAVPMTLGQEFETYALMVDRDIEQVLDARNWVRELNLGGTAIGTGINSHPDYRSLIEKKIQEVTGRPFVMANNLIEATQSTGAYVQVSGVLKRIAVKLSKVCNDLRLLSSGPRAGLNEINLPKMQPGSSIMPGKVNPVIPEVVNQVCFAVIGNDLSVALAAEGGQLQLNVFEPVIAYKLFHSFVILGRAIETLTTKCVEGITANEKICHDYVFNSIGIVTALNPHIGYEKSAMIAKEALKSDRSIYDIALEKKILTKEQLDDIFKPENMLSPHAFKKHKD
- the murA gene encoding UDP-N-acetylglucosamine 1-carboxyvinyltransferase, whose translation is MDFLEIVGQVPLKGEVEISGAKNSALPILAATLLSRQEVKIKSLPQVVDIKAMALLLQNLGAELEWLNPHTLQLSAKSLHHTEATYDLVRKMRASILVLGPLLARFKECLVSLPGGCAIGARPVDLHLKAMQQLGAEIKIEQGYIHAKAPKGLKGNDILFDKISVTGTENALMAASLAKGITRIINAAKEPEIAQLCAFLQSGGVEIEGVGSSELKIRGVESDALNLKDIQIIPDRIEAGTYLCVGAITNSQLKINHIIPNHLQAITDKLIEIGFSLDIQENSIEIYPAKKRQAFEITTKEYPGFPTDMQAQFMALATQCLGTSVIEETLFENRFMHASELQRLGASISLKTNVATISGSTELTGSDVMATDLRASSALVLAALVAKGVSRVHRIYHLDRGYERLEDKINALGAKVLRLKEK
- a CDS encoding YggT family protein, whose translation is MIFSTLLNAIAVILSALITIYMWVVIIYSLISFVQPNPNNPIMQILARLCEPVFYFLRSRFKLVFNGLDFAPLVVVIVLKFLDLTLIQWLFMLAKSL
- a CDS encoding lytic transglycosylase domain-containing protein, which translates into the protein MRFLILFFIGALGVGFSQTELSLKDLEKKPAGIVRDYYLWRYISDKKTSLENAKKAYELTQNKNNALQKAMQEKGSDNAEKSPDVKLPEDIYCKQITLESILETTDAFQNSCIAIALKSKIRDFDKIPIQTIKPLQEKIKEAYPVLYEELEILQSKNVSASLFKANVQVFSALFNHLSYEKKLQIFEKHIPIKELNRLLDEDYPAFNRLIYQVILDPKLDHFKDALTKSNATHSNAQTFFILGINEILRKKPSKALKYFERSEEVVKDDDFSKDRAIFWQYLVSKKKKTLERLSQSPALNLYSLYASRKLQTKPSYRIISHIQNLSQEDPPFNTYDPFSWQIFKEKTLSLKDEGAFNAMLKSLYYEKSAPELTYLLSQRNKDKIYYYLSPYEGIIEWQNTDERAMAYAIARQESFLLPALISRSFALGLMQIMPFNVGPFAKSLGMDNIDLNDMFNPNIALKFGNYYLNHLKKEFNHPLFVAYAYNAGPGFLRRWLESSKRFKEKNHFEPWLSMELMPYSETRMYGFRVMLNYLIYQEIFGNFIPIDGFLEQTLNSKDKP
- a CDS encoding NAD(P)-dependent oxidoreductase, which encodes MKIGWIGLGAMGIPMATRLHDANLEVSVYNRTESKAAPLKEKGVAVYTSPIDLAAKVDLVFIMLSDKVAIDAVLVPEFWEQMSKKIVVNMSTIAPLESLSLEKIAQKHQVTYLEAPVSGSVGAAKAGALLILAAGDEEVITQLKPVLAHLGSQTFYLGKVGQGTGAKLSINSLLAQMGVAYSEALLLAKRLGVDAEPFLQIIGQSGMNSPLFQAKKGMWLQDSYPAAFSLKLMLKDIRLAKNEAGEAIELPFLFQAEELYSQAEKSGLGGLDMAAVYHYLEKGEH
- the galU gene encoding UTP--glucose-1-phosphate uridylyltransferase GalU — its product is MIKKCLFPAAGYGTRFLPITKTIPKEMLPIVDKPLIQYAVEEAMEAGCEVMAIVTGRNKRSLEDYFDTSYEIEHQIQGTNKENALKSIRNIIEKCCFSYVRQKQMKGLGHAILTGEALIGNESFAVILADDLCISHDHPSVLKQMTSLYQKYQCSIVAIEEVALEEVSKYGVIRGELLEEGVYEIKDMVEKPSQEDAPSNLAVIGRYILTPDIFDILRETKPGKNNEIQITDALLTQAKRKRIIAYQFKGKRYDCGSVEGYIEASNAYYKKRL
- the frxA gene encoding NAD(P)H-dependent flavin oxidoreductase FrxA → MDREQVVALQHQRFAAKKYDPNRRISQKDWEALVEVGRLAPSSIGLEPWKMLLLKNERMKEDLKPMAWGALFGLEGASHFVIYLARKGVTYDSDYVKKVMHEVKKRDYDTNSRFAQIIKNFQENDMKLNSERSLFDWASKQTYIQMANMMMAAAMLGIDSCPIEGYDQEKVEAYLEEKGYLNTAEFGVSVMACFGYRNQEITPKTRWKTEVIYEVIE
- the gltX gene encoding glutamate--tRNA ligase; this encodes MLRFAPSPTGDMHIGNLRAAIFNYIVAKQQHKPFLIRIEDTDKERNIEGKDQEILEILKLMGVSWDKLVYQSHNIDYHREMAEKLLKENKAFYCYASAEFLEREKEKAKNEKRPFRYLDEWATLEKDKNHAPVVRLKAPNHAVSFNDTIKKEVKFEPDELDSFVLLRQDKSPTYNFACACDDLLYEISLIIRGEDHVSNTPKQILIQEALGSNDPIVYAHLPIILDETSGKKMSKRDEASSVKWLLNQGFLPVAIANYLITIGNKVPKEVFSLDEAIEWFSLENLSSSPAHFNLKYLKHLNHEHLKLLDDEKLLELTSIKDKNLLGLLRLFVEECGTLLELKEKISLFLEPKDIVKTYENEDFKERCLALFNALKGMDFQAYKDFESFKKEAMRLSQLKGKDFFKPLRILLTGNSHGIELPLIFPYIQSHYQEVLRLKA